The proteins below come from a single Denticeps clupeoides chromosome 15, fDenClu1.1, whole genome shotgun sequence genomic window:
- the fam3c gene encoding protein FAM3C: MRAGGIVKLVVLVSAFCLAMFFLVELFDINMDFNVAKIFARSSSVKDTTTKAPKYKCGISKACPEGHFSFKMTSGAASVVGPKMCLDDTILMSGVKNNVGRGINIALVNGKSGQLFKTAFFDMWAGDVNELIQFLKTIEDGTVVMMATFDDSATKLNEEARKLISALGSSNVQTLGFRDNWIFVGGKGIKTKSPFEQHIKNNAETNKYEGWPEVLEMEGCIPQKQE, encoded by the exons ATGCGAGCTGGAG GAATAGTCAAACTGGTGGTCCTGGTCTCTGCCTTTTGCTTGGCCATGTTCTTTTTGGTGGAACTTTTTGACATCAATATGGACTTCAATGTAGCCAAGATTTTCG CAAGGTCATCATCTGTCAAAGACACCA CCACCAAAGCCCCCAAGTATAAGTGTGGTATCTCGAAGGCTTGTCCAGAGGGGCACTTCTCCTTCAAGATGACCAGTGGGGCAGCTAGTGTTGTCGGCCCGAAAATGTGCCTCGACGACACCAT tttgaTGAGTGGAGTGAAGAACAACGTTGGCAGAGGAATAAATATTGCCCTTGTCAATG GGAAGAGTGGACAACTGTTTAAAACTGCGTTCTTTGATATGTGGGCTGGAG ATGTCAATGAGCTGATACAGTTCCTGAAGACCATTGAAGATGGAACTGTCGTGATGATGGCCACCTTTGACGACTCAGCCACAAA ACTCAATGAGGAGGCACGCAAGCTGATTTCTGCTCTTGGGAGCTCAAATGTCCAGACGTTAGGCTTCAGGGATAACTGGATATTTGTTGGTGGGAAAGGAATAAAAACAAAGAGTCCTTTTGAACAG CACATCAAGAACAATGCTGAGACCAACAAGTACGAGGGCTGGCCTGAGGTCCTGGAGATGGAGGGCTGCATCCCTCAAAAGCAGGAATGA